The following coding sequences lie in one Haematobia irritans isolate KBUSLIRL chromosome 3, ASM5000362v1, whole genome shotgun sequence genomic window:
- the LOC142228285 gene encoding uncharacterized protein LOC142228285, whose protein sequence is MRNPLKLVPPRWWAIILCLNLLPSIVFTLPTIESSNALRARLLQHVERSFFQPPALEETIHEVQQILNRDPSLPRLTRGEIEELYEKVTREEYQKSLEAGDKVRADSMRALMLVLPYNTDNNTEENLQELFTRPPVTKVVDSYTSHQPIQFLTPSGHNEGKFDNVAVGPVDATTYKPSYMVKPPAMAPNPTTYHPSNPPPVFYRMTPSVNIENLPQFKPLSTNLPLNHAYGPDYPSQTPKPGQRFSSHYSAKDVEFLKKALEKRKQPSTSTIKPVADVLESMGIVGQTRNRVTIDDYYAAESAPSPQIVSVADLKGLRPQSLAPQIKPDAYSMFKPLNIGEEIRVKPEVEGYLTRFGIVSGRKRKAIKKNEAASTTQNALEQFGEGSEIATAKVPAGSLKPKKSTSSGSSTDELSKLLENLRELERLNLSPKVVVTTPRPTTKTTTTTTTTTTTPKPPTTPALITNGDPLLIEPKKPRRRIDPNFDINFGSQGNQETAPDDELSKLLKNLQELENLNVKPQNAIKPTSPVNRGGSAAASRPVGVVTPAPITAEAQILANRFSQSGLTPQQHLLQLQQQVGRGGNQPDLQQLQLVLQQLQAYEKANVKTSKKPTTTTTTTNKPLAFPGLTPQQNLLLLQQQATRGQTQPDLDQLQQVLQQLQVYEQQSNVKTTKPPTTTKRPALSQDAQLGPTNLWQLRKLLSDDSELEKLFEQAKARQKPKATTTTTSTTSTTQRPGPTLTDLVELQKYFAELDKAAQRTSTTTTTPPPPTTTTTTTTTTTTPPPSTTTSTTTTTTPTPRTTYSPPIDYDTRGKKQSADQAQLEELINRVQQLERLNTRQTGLGSPQATDTPLSPLLGFTTRNVKAPPKDDYRLPVNDFANLRTLYNQVGNPERSQFGEIEISTKATAAKAYEEQLYDTTTRRSQSFAQRIIDITNDTGSGSSLKEVDANDFVQLQKLLSKVQELERVRISLPTPNPKTKNEREATQSPALQSAASQRSQNVQKLNGAQVVYPSKDDYLDIYGKDIHSPPKDSNTFRKVEDLLLRDSEVEDLRLDLPAYKQTLEKPYVPKQQTSSEELREIVYAKPYDESTAYKDLQPPMIHKTVTKEPPRFVATKASSEVHKLKHQQTDLEELQKLLNNAQELKKLGITLPKELTEKLETKLDLNGIKSVGQTPKKETAREEYFEDKERPVFRPTTESPEVYEPSEKTAVFSLTTMKSLTPREPKTTTESTVELPVFSATKIIEAAIKRAANKIGVSTEFPEGFKRRSDENADDLQLDDGEDMAAAFSEFNYQMALPEGDDQVGEFSEMDYQVALPESSPASEKTEADAGTTENPIKDLGELQRLIKNLEELQKLNISNNPELLRKADAQYLESLKSTKTPEDDTIKERRQSTGTTEATSNPTKVQLNLNLDEVSPSSTTVSTTTEATSSTSTTTEESRNGSLADLEDSFGPNPITEEPPPPQKKNGFYFLADWNSFLEVGDGDDQVVVRLSPKIGDPRLFLPVKIP, encoded by the exons ATGAGAAATCCTCTCAAATTAGTGCCACCTCGCTGGTGGGCCATAATTCTTTGTCTGAACCTACTGCCTAGTATAGTATTTACATTGCCTACAATAGAATCGTCGAATGCTTTAAGGGCCAGACTTCTACAACATGTGGAGAGATCATTTTTTCAACCACCAGCCTTAGAAGAGACCATACATGAAGTTCAACAGATTTTGAATAGGGATCCCAGTTTGCCACGTTTGACAAG AGGTGAAATTGAGGAACTCTATGAGAAAGTCACACGTGAGGAATACCAAAAAAGTTTGGAAGCTGGTGATAAAGTTAGAGCTGATAGCATGCGTGCTCTTATGCTGGTCTTGCCCTATAATACAGATAATAACACAGAGGAAAATCTACAG GAACTATTTACTCGCCCTCCTGTTACCAAAGTGGTGGACTCTTATACATCGCATCAGCCCATACAATTTCTAACACCTTCCGGCCATAATGAAGGTAAATTCGATAATGTGGCTGTGGGCCCTGTGGACGCTACCACCTATAAACCCTCGTACATGGTGAAACCTCCAGCGATGGCTCCAAATCCCACTACCTATCATCCTTCTAATcctccaccagtattttatcgtATGACTCCTTCGgtgaatattgaaaatttacctCAATTTAAACCATTGTCTACCAATCTACCCTTGAACCATGCATATGGACCCGACTATCCTAGTCAGACCCCTAAGCCTGGACAACGTTTTAGTAGTCATTATAGTGCCAAAGATGTGGAATTTCTTAAAAAGGCCTTGGAGAAAAGAAAGCAGCCCTCCACCAGCACTATAAAGCCAGTGGCTGATGTACTCGAATCTATGGGTATTGTAGGACAAACTCGTAATCGTGTGACTATAGATGATTACTATGCTGCTGAATCGGCTCCTTCTCCTCAAATTGTCAGTGTGGCAGATTTGAAAGGGTTACGTCCACAAAGCTTGGCTCCACAAATCAAGCCAGATGCCTATTCAATGTTTAAGCCTCTGAATATAGGAGAAGAGATAAGAGTAAAGCCCGAAGTGGAGGGTTATCTAACCCGTTTTGGTATTGTGAGTGGCCGCAAGAGGAAAGCCATTAAGAAGAACGAAGCAGCTTCAACAACCCAAAATGCTTTGGAACAATTTGGCGAGGGTAGTGAAATAGCCACAGCCAAAGTTCCTGCGGGAAGTTTGAAGCCCAAAAAGAGTACTTCCAGTGGTAGTAGTACAGATGAACTCAGCAAATTGTTGGAAAATCTAAGAGAGTTGGAACGTTTAAATCTAAGTCCCAAAGTTGTGGTGACCACCCCAAGACCCACAACAAAAACGACAACAACTACGACTACCACTACAACAACCCCCAAGCCACCCACAACTCCTGCCCTAATAACCAATGGTGATCCTTTGCTTATCGAACCCAAGAAGCCTCGTAGACGCATAGATCccaattttgatataaattttggcAGCCAGGGAAATCAGGAAACAGCTCCAGATGACGAATTGTCCAAGCTGTTAAAGAATTTACAAGAATTGGAAAATCTCAATGTTAAACCCCAAAATGCCATAAAGCCCACTTCACCTGTTAATAGGGGTGGCAGTGCCGCCGCTTCGAGGCCAGTTGGTGTGGTTACACCAGCCCCCATAACGGCTGAAGCACAAATTTTAGCCAATCGTTTCTCCCAATCAGGTTTGACGCCACAACAACACCTATTGCAATTACAACAACAAGTTGGTAGAGGTGGTAATCAACCAGATTTGCAACAACTTCAATTGGTTCTACAACAATTACAGGCCTATGAGAAGGCCAATGTCAAAACCTCGAAAAAGCCCACAACCACCACCACTACCACAAATAAGCCGTTGGCCTTTCCAGGGCTAACACCGCAACAAAATCTACTCTTATTGCAACAACAAGCAACTCGAGGACAAACTCAACCAGATCTAGATCAGTTGCAACAAGTTCTGCAACAATTGCAGGTGTATGAACAGCAATCCAATGTCAAAACAACTAAACCCCCTACCACTACGAAGAGACCAGCTCTTAGTCAGGATGCCCAATTGGGACCCACAAATTTATGGCAATTACGTAAACTCTTAAGCGATGATAGTGAATTGGAGAAGTTGTTCGAACAGGCCAAGGCCAGGCAAAAGCCTAAGGCAACTACCACAACAACATCTACCACAAGTACAACGCAGAGGCCAGGACCAACATTAACGGATTTGGTGGAGCTACAAAAATACTTTGCAGAGTTGGATAAGGCTGCGCAGAGAACTTCTACGACGACAACAACTCCGCCACCACCAACTACGACTACAACAACGACTACGACTACTACAACTCCTCCACCAAGCACTACGACCAGCACAACTACAACCACCACCCCTACACCTCGTACTACATATTCTCCACCCATTGATTATGACACACGAGGCAAGAAGCAATCTGCTGATCAAGCCCAATTGGAAGAACTCATAAATCGTGTACAACAATTGGAACGACTAAATACTCGTCAAACTGGTTTGGGAAGTCCCCAAGCTACAGATACTCCCCTTTCCCCCCTTTTAGGATTTACTACTCGCAACGTTAAGGCTCCGCCAAAGGATGACTATCGTCTACCCGTCAACGATTTCGCCAATTTGAGAACCCTCTATAATCAGGTGGGAAATCCTGAAAGATCTCAATTTggtgaaattgaaatttctacgaaGGCCACGGCAGCCAAGGCCTATGAGGAACAGTTATACGATACCACAACAAGGAGATCGCAGAGTTTTGCTCAACGCATAATTGACATCACCAACGATACTGGATCGGGAAGCAGTTTAAAGGAAGTGGACGCTAACGATTTTGTGCAATTGCAGAAATTATTGAGCAAAGTCCAGGAACTGGAAAGAGTACGTATATCGTTGCCCACTCCAAATCCAAAGACGAAAAATGAAAGAGAAGCCACTCAATCTCCAGCTCTCCAAAGTGCAGCATCTCAAAGGTCGCAAAATGTCCAGAAATTAAATGGTGCCCAAGTTGTGTATCCTAGCAAAGATGATTATCTTGACATCTATGGGAAGGATATACATTCTCCACCCAAGGACTCAAATACATTTAGAAAAGTCGAAGATCTCTTGCTGAGAGATTCTGAGGTGGAAGATTTGAGATTGGATTTGCCAGCATATAAACAAACTTTGGAGAAACCTTATGTCCCTAAACAACAAACCTCCAGCGAGGAGCTAAGAGAAATTGTCTATGCTAAACCTTATGATGAGAGCACCGCTTACAAAGATTTACAACCTCCTATGATACATAAAACGGTGACCAAGGAACCACCTCGATTTGTGGCCACCAAAGCTTCTTCGGAGGTTCATAAATTGAAGCATCAGCAAACAGATTTGGAAGAACTACAAAAGCTACTGAACAATGCCCAGGAATTGAAAAAGCTGGGAATTACCTTACCCAAGGAATTGACAGAGAAACTGGAAACAAAACTAGATCTGAACGGTATTAAAAGTGTAGGGCAAACCCCAAAGAAGGAAACTGCtagagaagaatattttgaagACAAAGAAAGGCCAGTCTTCAGACCTACCACAGAATCGCCGGAAGTATATGAGCCCTCGGAAAAGACTGCAGTGTTTTCTTTGACCACAATGAAGTCTCTAACACCTCGTGAACCTAAGACTACCACTGAAAGCACAGTAGAATTACCAGTATTCAGTGCCACAAAAATCATAGAGGCTGCTATTAAAAGGGCTGCCAATAAGATAGGAGTTTCCACTGAGTTCCCTGAAGGATTTAAACGTAGAAGTGATGAAAATGCCGACGATCTACAGCTTGATGATGGTGAAGATATGGCAGCTGCTTTTAGCGAATTCAACTACCAAATGGCTTTGCCAGAAGGTGACGACCAAGTGGGAGAATTCAGTGAAATGGATTATCAAGTAGCTTTGCCCGAGAGTAGCCCTGCTTCAGAAAAAACAGAAGCTGACGCGGGTACCACTGAGAACCCTAtaaaggatttgggtgaattgcaaagattaattaaaaatctagaagaATTGCAAAAGCTTAACATAAGCAACAATCCCGAGCTTTTGAGAAAGGCAGATGCCCAGTATTTGGAATCTTTGAAAAGTACAAAAACACCTGAAGATGATACAATAAAGGAACGTAGACAAAGTACTGGAACTACTGAAGCCACTTCAAATCCCACGAAGGTTCAATTAAACTTgaatttagatgaagtttcaccATCATCCACCACCGTAAGCACTACAACTGAGGCCACTTCATCTACCAGTACTACCACGGAGGAATCGCGAAATGGTTCCCTGGCCGATTTGGAAGATTCATTTGGTCCTAATCCAATTACTGAAGAGCCTCCGCCGCCCCAAAAGAAAAATGGTTTCTATTTCTTGGCCGATTGGAATTCCTTCCTTGAGGTGGGTGATGGTGATGATCAGGTGGTGGTTAGGCTAAGTCCCAAAATAGGAGATCCACGACTATTTTTGCCGGTTAAGATTCCATAG
- the fs(1)N gene encoding female sterile (1) Nasrat — protein sequence MLKILCGVLIFVLNGLIVKNVFITFSVCALETKHNIDDELQSELNRITSKVEPKKNWEYDFSKSLNLEKIYPGKDNVDNFILEKRGKNGEKSGYEIKSDAGKYQNNDSYESLERNIPINSVRPTIVNSSGNFEEFSEEDLKNLLELQHRTKDTLVLNFIAEDISFNWPDQGVLEWSHMRRNYHNYYIGRRLKDLLVISEHKNHQHTMDVVKVNQTINSLEIYNYWNIEENYQEGIIIVASEKNLLWFKNSPNQENFDLFGNWTLDTFIKKIKHFSLDSGDYLVIAFNQAQVDILKFDIVNKTAKLVQAIDLPNPCEDFHLLETGLEIMLAIAQSNRVMIYAFDPSESLGDKIDFQLKQTIKSEGLSSLNAFKITDKSYLAIAGKHPKIFLYEGGYFFLNTIFNESFGCVDLFLPIPAKSYRDDLILLVQYHYKNISSIEILIWNGDSFISNLPVKCLKHQQKLPSEACILTPNLKGAIAVSTSKSKVSLIIPSRVGKSKLIHFHTQILAKNSDFLRLQEAFEFLKAWIRLRDDMVAQAELFLDLPQEILCQMLNQPTPPLDHLHTPQIQFDGDLEELYLNDHKWSLQDSEVDLNFLIESIEDLEKSITFSRQKRELELSSHMAYKEMTVDSLDVEDLEIDNLNGEPFYIQNGILQFPGELIISELEVLDRVVEKRQSAQDLDGDLELDGDLEFDFINGVKWNDFINNIVLTNEEQELESLEVQGEVIVEDILNINTLNSLEFPDEYLVANGPRSSIVSAEKYFNNTLTANSVDTDGVINGQNPVDAITLRDRQEWLGSTVFSQLEVSEILELNGTAHGRNVDNFPSNPTLMESNIIEASCIFNDLEVNGPIVLKGNIDGQPLGDILKDVLQVPENPTEEIIVESSKSFSRISFPVDFELETSLINQIPVEKFVTVHTPQTLDITNLEGYVYFYNLTLKGLYDGINIQDDLKEIIKLDKPLDLSTTKLIFPDELQAETLIVLEKINDLSIKDNLQLLDDDLHLETAEFDHLEANTIEFSQDIVGPGKLNNVELHDFVTERSWNEPPVQGNLFLNELYATQGLQADELHGINTEILLDFLRNMEEMPEMVLNGQIQVDRIMVTGDVQANKLNGLLFDEDIQMSVVWLNRPNLLTTRVTFKNPLDIRGNLFIQGNYQDRNMPQFMKDIVMRDYNGSLINITAPKNFFKPVYVLQNSQIQALNGVPFENMALKTKEILLQGAVKIKGKLLTPHLEIWGQVNDKDLNDLENILYYNDYWKNFVLKGDIHFENPISVEDLTVLEDFNELRNMSNFFDNLIYKTSPCHLEGYNNFTGRVSIEQGAFVKILNGLNVETLFKELIFIQGLEPITIGTSMVFEDSVEFKEISVQKFLKAKFVNGCSLADWLNDTLSVNQNQYIPHYLQFSQGALDGNSLNVHFINDLNLSRIITLNTPQEFEEFIQFSEVYLQGSIEVNGPVNNLDLLEEYNNTLMIYGGQHIRTPLSIQSILILTDLQVLGIVNGNKNLSDVAILEDNMEIQSPIYFKSLYSPNLITSDLVTGIDLNHWFENSLKYQNMEGQYNITGNWSARTLTVKQDPNYFQYPINGYESWQYNSHIRYPRSYSTKDRMEMCAMLKNIWKKIKQKSVIIKHLEESFFMELKNRTNSNGRRKMFSLNYDNKHFLLLNVDCISHIYQWNSEEETFEFKHIYESGPIDQIMVIPSSDPSQLKFITNYDSTEPLNCPTRKGINLWISGQNITNHEKSFTDDVLDFQTSNERGLSILVLGKDVVKKVDLRTFETLEKWRFKFQERTDNKNYRFIYNHEGYEEVLITNGREIVSLDTPRTKKDIINLFFPSFSQFPSWLGFPEYETISVLKPNTSLIRTFALKDFKETMEQILLDLSEKLNRQVNITQLSIPESDLFDEYLIPDFLAIMEHLQKQKILTPDQLNINYEAISLPTTPAQVLAGHVLQIVWPVVEELEDIHNHIKNNETHDHSLCIEIRNSLAAVMGDVLKEAYIYDSVDQEQHLHKVVERLRIFDIELHKFVDILKANEDPMEMSASNRTDRIFSIQNQEYFEIPQTKQIKEELISLEVGSINRPKRLIALTKIMSSMTQGQNSQIRLYINPNLKDNPYQMINVQNPHSLTGLRIKQQTLLMFIENCCEVQIWQYRGTQGFDKFSSFQSDSQIEQILTLTLPNSQGNPNYYLVLLLADKMKFYEISTMGISREPPFLPCV from the exons atgttgaaaattttgtgtggtgtgctaatttttgtattaaatgGTCTTATAGTGAAA AATGTGTTTATAACCTTTTCTGTTTGTGCCTTGGAAACAAAACACAATATCGATGACGAGTTGCAGTCCGAACTAAATAGAATTACGAGCAAAGTTGAACCAAAAAAGAACTGGGAATATGATTTTTCGAAAAGCCTTAACTTGGAAAAAATATACCCCGGAAAAGACAATGTGGATAATTTCATACTTGAAAAAAGGGGAAAAAATGGAGAGAAATCTGgttatgaaataaaatctgaTGCTGGGAAGTATCAAAATAATGATAGCTATGAATCACTAGAACGAAATATTCCAATTAATAGTGTAAGACCTACAATAGTAAACTCCTCtggaaattttgaagaatttagtGAAGAGGACCTAAAAAATCTCCTAGAGCTTCAGCACAGAACTAAGGATACTTTGGTTTTAAACTTTATCGCAGAAGACATTTCGTTTAATTGGCCCGACCAAGGTGTTCTGGAATGGTCTCATATGCGGCGAAACTACCATAATTATTATATAGGTCGCCGTTTGAAAGATCTTCTAGTTATTTCCGAACATAAAAATCATCAGCATACTATGGATGTTGTTAAAGTAAATCAAACCATAAACTCCTTGGAAATCTACAACTATTGgaatattgaagaaaattatCAGGAGGGAATTATTATTGTTGCCAGTGAAAAGAATTTGTTGTGGTTCAAAAACTCTCCAaaccaagaaaattttgatttatttggaAACTGGACCTTAGATACTTTTATAAAGAAgatcaaacatttctctttggaCTCGGGAGATTATTTGGTTATAGCATTTAATCAAGCTCAAGtggatatattaaaatttgatattgtCAACAAAACTGCAAAGCTGGTTCAAGCTATAGATTTACCAAATCCTTGTGAAGATTTCCATTTACTCGAAACCGGCCTGGAAATTATGTTGGCCATAGCCCAAAGTAATAGAGTTATGATTTATGCTTTTGATCCATCCGAAAGTCTAGGAGATAAAatagatttccaattaaagCAAACCATAAAATCAGAAGGCTTAAGTTCTCTTAACGCATTCAAGATTACAGATAAATCGTATTTAGCTATAGCCGGCAAACATcctaaaattttcctttacgAAGGTGGCTATTTCTTTCTCAATACCATATTTAATGAAAGCTTTGGATGTGTAGATTTATTTCTTCCAATACCAGCGAAGAGTTATCGAGATGATTTAATCTTATTGGTTCAATatcattataaaaatatttcttccatAGAAATCTTAATATGGAATGGAGATTCTTTTATATCCAATCTGCCGGTAAAGTGCCTTAAACATCAGCAAAAGCTCCCTTCTGAAGCTTGTATATTAACACCTAATCTGAAAGGAGCCATTGCAGTATCAACTTCAAAGAGTAAAGTCTCCTTAATTATTCCCTCCAGGGTAGGAAAATCGAAACTCATACATTTTCATACCCAAATACTAGCAAAAAATTCTGATTTCTTACGTTTGCAAGAAGCTTTTGAATTTCTTAAAGCTTGGATCCGTTTACGCGACGATATGGTTGCCCAGGCTGAACTTTTTCTTGATTTACCCCAAGAAATCCTTTGCCAAATGTTGAATCAACCCACCCCGCCTTTGGATCATTTACACACACCTCAAATCCAGTTTGATGGTGATTTAGAAGAGTTATACCTCAACGATCATAAATGGTCCCTTCAAGACAGTGAAgttgatttgaattttttgattgagAGTATTGAAGATTTGGAAAAATCCATTACTTTCTCAAGACAAAAAAGAGAACTGGAACTTTCATCACATATGGCTTATAAAGAAATGACTGTTGATTCTCTGGATGTGGAAGATTTGGAAATTGATAATCTTAATGGTGAACCATTCTATATACAAAATGGTATTTTACAATTTCCTGGCGAATTGATTATTTCCGAGCTAGAAGTTCTGGATCGTGTGGTGGAAAAAAGACAATCGgcacaggatttggatggagatTTGGAATTGGATGGAGATTTGGAATTTGATTTTATCAATGGTGTaaaatggaatgattttataaataatattgtgTTAACAAATGAAGAACAGGAATTGGAATCATTGGAAGTGCAAGGG GAAGTTATTGTGGAagacattttaaatattaatacaTTAAATTCGTTGGAGTTTCCGGATGAGTATTTAGTGGCTAATGGACCTCGTTCCTCAATAGTGAGtgcagaaaaatatttcaataatactTTGACAGCCAATTCCGTAGACACTGATGGTGTTATAAATGGTCAAAATCCCGTGGATGCCATAACACTAAGGGATCGTCAAGAGTGGCTGGGATCAACTGTTTTTAGTCAATTGGAAGTATCTGAAATATTGGAG CTCAATGGTACAGCTCATGGACGCAATGTGGATAATTTCCCTTCGAATCCCACTTTAATGGAATCCAATATTATTGAAGCCTCTTGTATATTCAATGACTTGGAAGTTAATGGTCCCATTGTCCTAAAAGGCAATATAGATGGTCAACCTTTGGGTGATATTTTAAAAGATGTTCTACAAGTTCCAGAGAATCCCACAGAAGAAATTATTGTTGAATCTTCCAAATCATTTTCCCGTATATCATTTCCAGTGGATTTTGAATTGGAGACGAGCTTGATTAACCAAATAcccgtagaaaaatttgttacagtACATACACCTCAAACCTTGGATATTACCAACCTTGAGGGTTAtgtatatttctataatttgaCTTTAAAAGGACTCTATGATGGTATAAATATACAGGATGACTTAAAGGAGATAATCAAATTGGATAAGCCTTTAGATTTGAGTacaactaaattaatttttccgGATGAATTACAAGCAGAAACTTTAATAGTACttgaaaaaattaatgatttATCCATTAAGGATAATCTCCAACTGTTGGATGATGATCTGCATTTGGAGACAGCAGAATTTGACCATCTTGAAGCGAATACAATTGAATTTTCTCAAGATATTGTGGGTCCTGGCAAACTGAACAATGTTGAATTGCACGATTTTGTTACAGAACGATCTTGGAATGAGCCTCCTGTACAGGGCAACCTCTTTCTTAATGAGCTTTATGCCACGCAAGGTTTACAAGCTGATGAATTGCATGGCATTAATACAGAAATTCTATTGGATTTCCTCAGGAATATGGAAGAGATGCCCGAAATGGTATTAAATGGTCAAATACAAGTAGATCGCATAATGGTAACTGGAGACGTTCAAGCCAATAAGCTCAATGGTCTTTTATTTGATGAAGATATACAAATGTCAGTGGTATGGCTAAATCGTCCAAATCTATTGACCACAAGAGTAACCTTCAAGAACCCTTTGGATATCAGAGGAAATTTGTTCATACAAGGAAACTATCAAGATCGCAATATGCCTCAATTTATGAAGGATATTGTAATGAGGGATTACAATGGCTCACTTATTAATATAACAGctcctaaaaatttctttaaacctgtatatgttttacaaaattcccAAATACAAGCTTTGAATGGTGTACCCTTTGAGAATATGGCTTTGAAAACTAAGGAAATTCTACTTCAAGGTGCAGTTAAAATCAAAGGAAAATTATTAACCCCTCATCTAGAAATATGGGGTCAAGTAAATGATAAAGATCTCAATGATTTGGAAAATATCCTCTACTACAATGATTACTGGAAGAATTTTGTACTCAAGGGAGATATTCATTTTGAAAATCCTATCTCTGTAGAAGATTTAACTGTATTGGAAGATTTTAATGAGCTGAGAAATATGAGCAATTTCTTTGACAATTTGATATATAAAACATCACCTTGCCATCTTGAGGGTTACAATAATTTTACAGGCCGTGTTTCCATAGAGCAGGgagcttttgtgaaaattctaaatGGTTTAAATGTGGAGACTCTTTTCAAAGAATTGATATTTATTCAAGGTCTAGAACCTATAACTATTGGAACATCTATGGTATTCGAAGATTCGGTTGAATTCAAAGAGATCTccgtacaaaaatttttaaaggcaAAATTTGTTAATGGATGTTCTTTGGCCGATTGGTTGAATGATACACTGAGTGTGAACCAAAAtcagtatataccac ATTATTTACAATTTTCCCAGGGAGCTTTGGATGGAAACTCTTTGAATGTTCATTTTATCAATGACTTGAATTTGTCACGTATCATAACTTTAAATACACCACAGGAATTTGAAGAATTCATACAATTCTCCGAAGTCTATTTACAAGGATCCATTGAGGTGAATGGACCTGTtaataatttggatttattggAAGAATACAATAACACCTTAATG ATCTATGGCGGACAACATATAAGAACACCTTTATCAATTCAATCTATTTTGATATTAACGGACCTTCAAGTTCTGGGTATAGTCAATGGTAACAAGAATCTTAGTGATGTGGCCATCTTGGAGGataatatggaaatacaatCTCCCATATATTTCAAGTCGTTATATAGCCCCAATTTAATTACAAGTGATTTGGTAACGGGTATTGATTTAAATCACTGGTTTGAGAATTCTTTgaaatatcaaaacatggagggTCAATATAATATAACAGGAAATTGGTCAGCACGAACTTTGACAGTAAAGCAAGATCCAAATTATTTCCAATACCCCATTAATGGTTATGAATCGTGGCAATATAATTCCCATATAAGATATCCCAGAAGCTATTCAACTAAAGATCGAATGGAAATGTGTGCTATGCTCAAAAATATATGgaagaaaattaaacaaaaatcggTTATCATAAAACATTTGGAGGAGAGCTTCTTTATGGAACTGAAAAACAGGACCAATTCTAAtggaagaagaaaaatgttttctttgaaTTATGACAACAAACATTTCCTCCTTTTGAATGTTGATTGTATATCCCATATTTATCAATGGAACAGTGAAGAGGAAACATTCGAATTCAAACATATCTATGAATCTGGCCCAATAGACCAAATAATGGTTATACCATCGAGTGATCCTTCACAATTAAAGTTCATAACAAATTATGACTCTACAGAGCCCCTCAATTGTCCTACCAGAAAAGGAATTAATTTGTGGATTTCTGGGCAAAATATTACTAACCATGAAAAATCATTCACTGATGATGTTTTGGATTTTCAAACATCCAATGAAAGAGGTCTTTCGATATTGGTTTTAGGCAAAGATGTGGTTAAGAAAGTTGATTTACGAACATTCGAAACTCTGGAGAAATGGCGCTTTAAATTCCAAGAAAGAACTGATAATAAAAACTATCGTTTTATTTATAACCATGAAGGCTACGAAGAAGTCCTTATTACTAATGGCCGTGAAATAGTTTCCCTCGACACACCTAGAACCAAGAAGGATATAATCAATTTATTCTTTCCATCATTTTCACAATTCCCTTCTTGGCTTGGTTTTCCAGAATATGAAACTATATCTGTACTAAAGCCCAATACATCCTTGATAAGAACATTTGCTTTAAAGGATTTCAAAGAAACTATGGAACAAATACTCTTGGATTTATCAGAGAAACTTAATAGACAAGTGAATATTACCCAATTGAGTATACCTGAATCGGATTTGTTCGATGAATATCTAATACCCGACTTTTTGGCCATTATGGAGCATTTGCAAAAACAGAAAATCTTAACACCGGATCAATTAAATATAAACTATGAGGCCATATCATTGCCAACAACACCTGCTCAAGTATTGGCTGGTCATGTTTTGCAAATAGTTTGGCCAGTAGTGGAAGAGCTGGAGGATATACATaatcatataaaaaataatgaaaccCATGACCATtccttgtgtatagaaataaggaaTTCTTTAGCCGCGGTAATGGGAGATGTATTGAAAGAAGCTTATATCTACGATTCAGTAGATCAAGAACAACATCTACACAAGGTCGTAGAACGATTAAGAATTTTTGATATAGAGCTACATAAATTTGTGGACATTTTAAAAGCCAATGAGGATCCTATGGAAATGTCTGCATCTAATAGAACAGATCGTATATTTTCCATACAGaatcaggaatattttgaaattcctcaaacaaaacaaataaaagaagaATTAATTTCTTTGGAAGTTGGATCCATTAATAGACCTAAACGTTTAATAGCCCTAACAAAAATTATGTCATCAATGACTCAGGGTCAAAATTCTCAGATTCGTTTGTATATAAATCCTAATCTTAAAGATAATCCTTATCAAATGATCAATGTTCAAAATCCTCATTCCCTGACTGGATTACGTATTAAACAACAAACTCTTTTAATGTTCATCGAAAATTGTTGTGAAgttcaaatttggcaatatcGGGGTACTCAAGGGTTCGATAAATTTTCCAGCTTCCAAAGTGATTCGCAAATTGAACAAATCCTTACCTTAACTCTGCCCAATTCGCAAGGAAATCCCAATTATTATTTAGTATTATTGCTGGCTGATAAAatgaaattctatgaaatttcaacCATGGGTATATCCCGAGAACCTCCCTTCTTACCTTGTGTTTAA